TCGAGGCTTTGTGGCCTCAAAGCAGATATATTTGTTCAATGTCCTGAAAAAGCACCAATTCAGTGGGGAATTACAGCTTGTAAACCCAGGAAGGGAACAGTGGCGTTTTTACCTGTACATGGGCAGGCTGATATATGGGACGGGGGGGGAACACTCCGTGAGACGTTGGCGGCGGAATTTGGCGGCCTCTCTCCCCTCCATTGCTGCTGACAGGGAGTATTTGGAGCAGCAAATCCAGTCCATTTCTCCGCAAAATGTCAGGTTTTGTTGGGAGTATGAGCTGTTGCGAGACTGGTTGACGGAGGGAAGGGCGGAGAGGGAGGGGGTTATGAAAATGGTTACTAATATCCTGACAGAGATATTCTTCGACCTGAATCAGACGTTGGAGGTAAGTTTTTATCTTAATGATAGGACCATTGTCCCCTTAAACGAGCAAATTTTCCTGTTAGATCCCAATCCCATAATAAGCTCCGCCTGGCAACAGTGGCAAAAATGGGTAGAATTGAAACTAGGAGATCGTTCCCCCAATACCGCTCCTGTCATCAAAAATCCGGAAAAACTGCAGGAAAAGCTCTCTCCCAAAACCTATGGAGCCTTTAGCAGGTATTTTAACGGCCGCAACACCCTGAGGGACTTAGCCATACAATTCAAGCGGGATTTGGCTCAATTCAGCTGCTTCCTTCTTCCCTACATCGAACAGGGTTATATTGAGTTAGTTTCAGTGGCAGATTTGCCGGCACCGGTTTCCCCCCCCACGGTAGTACAGCCTGATGAGGGAGAAAACGTGGCTCCTCTCATTGCCTGTATAGACGATAGTCCTCTTATTTGCGAGACTATGGCGGCCATAGCTACCAAGGCGGGTTATAAATTCATTGGCATTAATGATCCCCTCAAGGCCATAGCCAAGGTGTTGGCCAGTAAACCCGATATCATCTTTTTGGACTTGATGATGCCCGACGCCAATGGTTTTGAGATTTGTGCCAGTCTCAGGAAGTTATCGGTATTTCGTAATACACCTATAATAATATTGACTTCCAATGATGGAATGATGGAAAGGCTGAGGAGTAAGATGAGTGGGGCATCTGAATTCATGGCCAAACCCATCAATCCGGACGAGGTTTTAGAGATTTTGAACAAATACTTATCCCCTGGCAGCAGGGGTTAGGAATTGAGAGAAGTGCTAGCCGATAATTACAGGCCTGCAGTTTACAATCATAAGGGGGGGTAGGATTCTGATAAAATGACCCTTGTTGGGGATTATAATCCTGAGCCCAAAAGATAAAAGCATAAGAAAATCTGATGAGCAAAACCGTTGCCCAAGTGATGACCCCTTCCCCCATCACCGTGACACCAGAGACTCCCCTACAGGAGGCCATTGCTCTACTGGTGAAACACAAAATCAGTGGCATGCCGGTGGTAAACGCCAAGGGGGAGGTAGTGGGAGTGATTTCTGAAAGCGATCTGATGTGGAGGGAAACAGGAGTAGAGCCTCCTCCCTATATAATGATCCTGGATAGTATCATTTATCTGCAAAATCCTGCCCGTTACGAGCAACTCCTTAAAAAGGCCCTAGGGCAAACTGTTGCCGATGTCATGACACCTAATCCCATTACCGTCACCAGTAATCAGAGTGTAAAAGAGGCTGCCCGTATTCTCCACCAGAAAAACATTCGCCGTTTGCCAGTGGTGGATGAAAACAACAGGGTAGTAGGTATAATTACCCGGGGTGATATTGTTCGCTGTCTAGCCGAATCCGAGTAACCGAAATATGAGCATAACACCAGAAGAGGTACAAAAACTGTTGCAGTCCCAGGATTATGGGGAAAAAATTCGTGGTTTGAACCAGTTAAGGCACTTGGACATAAGTATAGCCTACGAGCTGCTGAAACCACTGGTAAAGGACAAGAATGAAAGAGTGCGTTATGCCGCCGTTTCCCAATTGGCAATGGTGGGCAGGGCCAATCCCACAGACTGTTTAGAATTGCTAAAGGATGTACTCTACCATGACCCGGAAGTGGATGTGAGGGCTGCGGCAGCTGATTCCCTTGCGGGTTTAGGGTTAAAGGAGGCATTTTCAGACCTAAAACAAGTATATCAACAGACAGAAGACTGGTTATTGCGGTTTAGCATCATTGCCGCCCTAGGGGAATTGGGAGTGGCGGAGGGTTTTGAGCTGTTGTTGGACGCCTTAAACTCCGGTAATCCCCTCCTCCAAACCACTGCCATTAGCGCCCTAGGGGAGTTGGGGGACAAACGGGCAGTGCCATTTTTGCTACCCTTTGTGGAAAACAGCGACTGGCAAATCCGTTATCGTTTGACTCAGGCTTTGGGAAGACTAAAGGGGGAGGCCGGAGGAGTGGAGGTAAGGGCGGCCCTAGAAAAACTAGCCCAAGACGAGGTGGACATAATAGCCACAGAGGCGAAAAACTATCTCTGAGAGTTGAGGGATAAGCCTTCGGGGGGGGATTGTTCAAAAAGAGGCTGGCTTTGGGTATTAACCAATACCCAGTCTAGATAGTCCAAGGGCGCAGTAAACTCCACTTTGGCCTCAGGAGCCGGACTCTTGTTCAAGTCTACCTCTATTATTCTACCTATGGGGAGCCCAGGGGGAAAAATAGTACTAAAGTTGGAGGTAGCCACCACATCCCCTATTCTCACATCCGCCACCTTGGCGTAGAATTCCATTATCCCTACAGAAGTGCCTTGCCCTCTTATTACCCCTTGATAACCAGTGCGAGGAAGTGTTGCTCCCACACGACTGTTGTAGTCACTGATTAACAAAACCCTACTGGTGTTGGGAGTAACACTGGTCACTCTTCCCACCAATCCTCCCACACTGGTTACCGTATTGTCCACAGAAACCCCCTTTCTACTACCTACATCGATGGTGATAATCTGCCACCAGGCGTCGGCACTTCTGGCAATTACCCTGGCAGGGAGGAGGGGTGCGGCGGATTTTTGTTGATATTTGATTATCTGTCTGAGAGTTTGGTTTTCCCTCTCCAGAATTTCAATTTTCTGGTTTAACTCCTGGATAGTTCTTTCCTGGTACAGTGCCTGACGATCTACCACAGGAGAAGACAACCAGGAGGGGTATATGAGGGACAACAACTCAGTTAAAAACCAACCATTATGCACGTAGACTAGCCAGGTGACGGCCACACTGACTAATCCCCAAAAAATCTGGCCTCCGTATCTTTGCCACCAACGGGAGATGACTTTCAATCTGCAAAACGGGAACTTCCAACTTATGGACGATTGTACATTATAGTAAAGTTAGCTCCATGAACTCATATGTTTATACGCCTTTTCCGTGACCAACCTCCCCCTGGGGGTTCGGAGGATGAAACCTAGTTGTAGTAAATAGGGCTCACAGACCTCCTCAATGGTCTTAGCATCCTCCCCCATGGTGGCGGCAAGGGCATCTAGTCCCACAGGACCTCCTTGAAATTGGTTTATGATAGTGGAAAGAAGAAGACGGTCAGTGGTGTCCAAGCCGAGGGGGTCGATGCCGTAGACAGCCGCTGCCTCCTCTACAATTTCAGAGGTGATGACGGCCCGTCCTACCACAAGGGCATAGTCTCTTATTCTTCTCAAGAGACGGTTAGCAACACGGGGTGTTCCCCTAGACCTACAAGCGATGGCTTCAGCACCCCCGTCGTCCAGACAGAGACGGAGAATTTTGGCAGATCGCAAGACAATCTCTTTTAGTTCCTCCGGCTGGTAGAAATGCAGTCGTTGGATTAGGCCAAAACGTTCTCTCAGAGGGGATGTCAAGGCGCCAATTTTGGTAGTGGCCCCGACAATGGTAAAGGGAGGTAGAGAGATACTTCCGATCCTTGCCCCTTGCTTCTTGCCAATAGTAATATCCAGACGTCTATCCTCCATTGCCGGGTATAGTATTTCTTCCGTTTGCCGGTGCAGACGATGAATTTCATCAATGAAGAGAATATCCCCCGGTTGCAGCGTCAGTAAAAGGCCGATAATATCACGGGGTCGTTCTAGCGCTACCGCTGTAGTAACTTTGCAATTAACCCCCATTTCCGCAGCCAAAATCAGGGACAGGGTAGTTTTGCCTAGCCCTGGGGGGCCATATAGTAAAATGTGTTCCAGTGGTTCGTTCCTCTGCTTGGCCGCCGTCATAGCAATTTCCAGTATTCTTTTTAGTTCCTTTTGTCCTACATATTCTGCCAGTGTGCGGGGGCGGATTTTCTCTTCACTCTCGTTTTCCCTTAAGTCTTCTTCTAGGATTTCTGGCCTAGCAATACTGTTGGCCTTTCCCATCCGTTGTAGTGGCAGACGATTATGACTGTTTTCCCCACCAGCCCTTCTAATTGCCATTGACTCTTCCCACAATCCTCCCTATTTATCCTATCCATTTTCGGGGGGGACTGCACGGCGCTAGTTTGTATTCTACTCACATCGAAAGTATTGTAAAAAAAAACTTGAACCCGCATTGGAAACAGGTTCAGGATTACATAACCACTCTGTTATATGTTACTGCCTAGCTAAAGAGGCAAGGGGATCAGGAATGGTGGGGCTAGGGGCTTCAAACTTGCCCTTGATGACGTATTCCAAACGTAGCTTCAGAAAGGTTATAAATTGTTCGTTCAAAGAAACCACTGCAGCTGTCGGCTGTGGGCACTTGGCCTTGATTTCCTTAAACTCAGGCGCCTCCAAAAAGGCCGGTTGTCTGATAAACCAGAAATCTATTGGCTTATTCTTATCTCGGTAGTCTCTTTCCCTTTCTTTCAGGACTTCGTGCAGATTTTCATCGTCGCTGGTGAGGAACTTCTCACTGGCTAGAATGTAGTGGTAAGTGGGCATAGTTTTTCCTCTTAAGATAGATAACTTATAAGCAATCTTTAAAATTCCTTTTAAGAAACAATTATAATAATAACATAGCTTATGGGTAATAAACTAGAGTTGATTTCTCATGGCCAATTTCATTTCCCGCACGGCCCTTTCCAATCCCACCAAGACGGCACGACTGATAATACTATGGCCGATGTTCAACTCTTCAATGCCCTCAATACAGGCGACAGGATAGACATTCCAGTAGGTAAGACCATGGCCAGCATTGACCCTTAGGCCCAAATCTCTAGCCATTTTAGTGCCCTCTTGCAGAATTTTCAACTCTTTCATGCGAGTGGCCTCGTCTTTTGCCTCTGCATATCTACCGGTGTGTAGTTCAATAAATTGGGCTTTAGTCTTAGCCGCCGCTTCTATTTGGGCAGGATCAGCGTCAATAAACCAACTGACGGGGATGCCCGCACTTTGTAACCTGTCTACCACATCTTTGAAGCGTTCTAAGTTGTTGACTATATCAATACCCCCCTCTGTAGTGATTTCTTCTCTTCTTTCGGGCACCAGGGTAACATAGTCGGGTTTTATGTCCAGGGCGATGGCGATCATTTCCTCAGTGGGGGCCATTTCCAGGTTAAGATGGGTGCGGACTGTTTGTCGTAGCAGTCTCACATCCCTTTCTTGAATATGACGACGATCCTCCCGTAAATGGGTGGTAATGCCATCGGCGCCTCCCAATTCTGCCAAGACGGCTGCTGCCACGGGATCTGGTTCTACTGTGCGTCTAGCCTGCCTAAGGGTAGCCACGTGGTCGATA
The Geminocystis sp. M7585_C2015_104 genome window above contains:
- a CDS encoding response regulator translates to MDKWNQEDYNVPIRGFVASKQIYLFNVLKKHQFSGELQLVNPGREQWRFYLYMGRLIYGTGGEHSVRRWRRNLAASLPSIAADREYLEQQIQSISPQNVRFCWEYELLRDWLTEGRAEREGVMKMVTNILTEIFFDLNQTLEVSFYLNDRTIVPLNEQIFLLDPNPIISSAWQQWQKWVELKLGDRSPNTAPVIKNPEKLQEKLSPKTYGAFSRYFNGRNTLRDLAIQFKRDLAQFSCFLLPYIEQGYIELVSVADLPAPVSPPTVVQPDEGENVAPLIACIDDSPLICETMAAIATKAGYKFIGINDPLKAIAKVLASKPDIIFLDLMMPDANGFEICASLRKLSVFRNTPIIILTSNDGMMERLRSKMSGASEFMAKPINPDEVLEILNKYLSPGSRG
- a CDS encoding HEAT repeat domain-containing protein yields the protein MSITPEEVQKLLQSQDYGEKIRGLNQLRHLDISIAYELLKPLVKDKNERVRYAAVSQLAMVGRANPTDCLELLKDVLYHDPEVDVRAAAADSLAGLGLKEAFSDLKQVYQQTEDWLLRFSIIAALGELGVAEGFELLLDALNSGNPLLQTTAISALGELGDKRAVPFLLPFVENSDWQIRYRLTQALGRLKGEAGGVEVRAALEKLAQDEVDIIATEAKNYL
- the ruvB gene encoding Holliday junction branch migration DNA helicase RuvB, whose amino-acid sequence is MAIRRAGGENSHNRLPLQRMGKANSIARPEILEEDLRENESEEKIRPRTLAEYVGQKELKRILEIAMTAAKQRNEPLEHILLYGPPGLGKTTLSLILAAEMGVNCKVTTAVALERPRDIIGLLLTLQPGDILFIDEIHRLHRQTEEILYPAMEDRRLDITIGKKQGARIGSISLPPFTIVGATTKIGALTSPLRERFGLIQRLHFYQPEELKEIVLRSAKILRLCLDDGGAEAIACRSRGTPRVANRLLRRIRDYALVVGRAVITSEIVEEAAAVYGIDPLGLDTTDRLLLSTIINQFQGGPVGLDALAATMGEDAKTIEEVCEPYLLQLGFILRTPRGRLVTEKAYKHMSSWS
- the mreC gene encoding rod shape-determining protein MreC; translation: MKVISRWWQRYGGQIFWGLVSVAVTWLVYVHNGWFLTELLSLIYPSWLSSPVVDRQALYQERTIQELNQKIEILERENQTLRQIIKYQQKSAAPLLPARVIARSADAWWQIITIDVGSRKGVSVDNTVTSVGGLVGRVTSVTPNTSRVLLISDYNSRVGATLPRTGYQGVIRGQGTSVGIMEFYAKVADVRIGDVVATSNFSTIFPPGLPIGRIIEVDLNKSPAPEAKVEFTAPLDYLDWVLVNTQSQPLFEQSPPEGLSLNSQR
- a CDS encoding pyridoxine 5'-phosphate synthase, with the protein product MLTLGVNIDHVATLRQARRTVEPDPVAAAVLAELGGADGITTHLREDRRHIQERDVRLLRQTVRTHLNLEMAPTEEMIAIALDIKPDYVTLVPERREEITTEGGIDIVNNLERFKDVVDRLQSAGIPVSWFIDADPAQIEAAAKTKAQFIELHTGRYAEAKDEATRMKELKILQEGTKMARDLGLRVNAGHGLTYWNVYPVACIEGIEELNIGHSIISRAVLVGLERAVREMKLAMRNQL
- a CDS encoding DUF2488 family protein, translated to MPTYHYILASEKFLTSDDENLHEVLKERERDYRDKNKPIDFWFIRQPAFLEAPEFKEIKAKCPQPTAAVVSLNEQFITFLKLRLEYVIKGKFEAPSPTIPDPLASLARQ
- a CDS encoding CBS domain-containing protein, which codes for MSKTVAQVMTPSPITVTPETPLQEAIALLVKHKISGMPVVNAKGEVVGVISESDLMWRETGVEPPPYIMILDSIIYLQNPARYEQLLKKALGQTVADVMTPNPITVTSNQSVKEAARILHQKNIRRLPVVDENNRVVGIITRGDIVRCLAESE